The proteins below come from a single Candidatus Binataceae bacterium genomic window:
- a CDS encoding CarD family transcriptional regulator, producing MNLPFKKGEKVVYPAHGVAVIEDIQMRVISGTERRFYMLRILGTEKMTIMIPTENVEQVGLRRVIGKDMVEKIYKILRQRKVEVDTQTWNRRYREYTEKIKTGSPLEIAKVLRDLLVLKSDKELSFGERKMLDTARSLLVKELSIAKAHPEEKIMEELKTIFAN from the coding sequence ATGAATTTGCCGTTCAAGAAGGGCGAAAAAGTCGTTTATCCCGCTCACGGCGTGGCGGTTATCGAGGATATCCAGATGCGCGTCATTTCGGGTACTGAGCGTAGGTTTTACATGCTCAGGATCCTCGGTACCGAAAAGATGACCATCATGATTCCGACCGAAAACGTGGAGCAGGTGGGACTGCGACGGGTAATCGGCAAGGATATGGTTGAAAAAATCTACAAGATCCTGCGTCAGCGCAAGGTCGAGGTGGATACGCAGACTTGGAACCGCCGATATCGCGAATACACGGAGAAGATTAAGACCGGCTCGCCGCTCGAAATCGCCAAGGTGCTTCGCGACCTGCTCGTGCTCAAGAGCGACAAGGAATTGTCGTTCGGCGAGCGCAAGATGCTCGACACGGCGCGCTCCTTGCTCGTGAAGGAACTCTCGATCGCCAAAGCTCATCCTGAAGAAAAGATCATGGAAGAACTCAAGACGATCTTCGCCAACTAA